A single window of Streptomyces xanthii DNA harbors:
- a CDS encoding sensor histidine kinase produces MDERRERAGGPPPGDPGGGPPWSGPGPGWWNQGPAWWNRAGGTRWPWRSTVFVTAFVLLGSSFAGHGQADRVQLDVFARLLLLAAGLALLWRQRYPVVVAFGTAVLALVYLGAGYPYGPVFLTVALACFSAIVAGYRWAAWGAVGLLWLGHLVVAHWLYPHLPPAHDDAASWGQEGLILAWVLAIVAVAELARARREQWQQARAERERAARRRADEERLRIARELHDVLAHSLSVINVQAGVGLALLDGDPEQARTALTTIKATSKEALGEVRQVLDTLRTPGDAPRAPAPGLDRLPELVEQAGHAGLTVDVATEGNPVPLAPGADLAAFRIVQEALTNVVRHSESRRARVRVRHDADAVILTVDDDGPASHAEAGGSGNGLAGMRERAAALGGTIEAGPRADGGFRVVASLPRTPPAASPVPPAPSSEAPR; encoded by the coding sequence ATGGACGAACGACGCGAGCGCGCCGGCGGCCCGCCGCCCGGCGACCCGGGCGGCGGGCCGCCGTGGAGCGGGCCGGGGCCCGGGTGGTGGAACCAGGGGCCCGCCTGGTGGAACCGGGCCGGTGGTACGCGGTGGCCGTGGCGGTCCACGGTGTTCGTCACGGCGTTCGTGCTGCTCGGGTCGAGCTTCGCGGGGCACGGCCAGGCCGACCGGGTCCAGCTCGACGTGTTCGCCCGCCTTCTGCTGCTCGCCGCCGGGCTCGCCCTGCTGTGGCGGCAGCGGTACCCCGTCGTCGTCGCCTTCGGCACGGCCGTGCTGGCGCTCGTCTATCTGGGCGCCGGATATCCGTACGGGCCCGTCTTCCTCACCGTGGCGCTGGCCTGCTTCTCCGCGATCGTCGCCGGGTACCGGTGGGCCGCGTGGGGCGCGGTCGGGCTGCTCTGGCTCGGGCATCTCGTCGTCGCGCACTGGCTCTACCCGCACCTGCCGCCCGCCCACGACGACGCCGCGTCCTGGGGGCAGGAAGGGCTGATCCTCGCCTGGGTGCTCGCCATCGTCGCCGTCGCCGAACTGGCCCGGGCGCGCCGCGAGCAATGGCAGCAGGCCCGCGCGGAACGGGAACGGGCCGCCCGCCGGCGCGCCGACGAGGAACGGCTGCGCATCGCCCGCGAACTCCACGACGTCCTCGCCCACTCCCTCTCCGTGATCAACGTGCAGGCGGGCGTCGGCCTCGCCCTGCTCGACGGCGACCCGGAGCAGGCACGCACCGCGCTCACCACCATCAAGGCCACCAGCAAGGAGGCCCTCGGCGAGGTGCGCCAGGTCCTCGACACCCTGCGGACGCCCGGCGACGCGCCCCGCGCCCCGGCCCCCGGACTCGACCGGCTGCCCGAACTCGTCGAGCAGGCGGGCCACGCCGGACTCACCGTCGACGTCGCTACGGAGGGGAATCCGGTGCCGCTCGCGCCCGGCGCCGACCTCGCCGCGTTCCGCATCGTGCAGGAGGCGCTGACCAACGTCGTACGGCACTCCGAGTCCCGGCGGGCCCGGGTGCGGGTGCGGCACGACGCCGACGCCGTGATCCTCACCGTCGACGACGACGGGCCCGCGAGCCACGCCGAAGCCGGCGGCAGCGGCAACGGACTCGCCGGAATGCGGGAGCGGGCGGCCGCGCTCGGTGGCACGATCGAGGCGGGCCCGCGGGCCGACGGCGGATTCCGGGTCGTCGCCTCGCTGCCGCGCACACCGCCGGCCGCGTCGCCGGTTCCGCCCGCACCGTCATCGGAGGCACCCCGTTGA
- a CDS encoding MFS transporter — MPLLNKPRTVNADAPRNVPLTRLRIALTVFFALDGFVFAGWVVRIPAIKAQTGASASALGLALLGVSAGAVVTMMLTGRLCRRFGSHTVTVACGVLLPLTVALPPLTHSPVTLGLVLLVFGAAYGGINVAMNSAAVDLVAALRRPVMPSFHAAFSLGGMVGSGLGGLVAGHLSPTRHLLAITVIGLIVTAVTAPILLRHRAPRPPEQLPAPAEQPRDTRRGTRGIVLVFGLIALCTAYGEGALADWSALHMEQDLGAHPGVAAASYACFAFAMTIGRLSGTALLERLGRTRTLVAGGATGAAGMLLGALAPSVWLALAGFVITGIGLANLFPVAVERAGALAGPTGVAAASTLGYGGMLLGPPAIGFMADWFSLPAALTSVALLAAVAATIGFATRRVAVGS, encoded by the coding sequence GTGCCGCTCCTGAACAAACCCCGGACCGTCAACGCCGACGCCCCGCGCAACGTCCCGCTGACCCGGCTGCGTATCGCCCTGACCGTGTTCTTCGCCCTCGACGGGTTCGTCTTCGCCGGATGGGTGGTGCGGATTCCGGCGATCAAGGCGCAGACCGGGGCCTCCGCGAGCGCGCTGGGGCTCGCGCTGCTCGGGGTGTCGGCCGGGGCCGTGGTGACGATGATGCTGACGGGGCGGTTGTGCCGCCGGTTCGGCAGTCACACGGTCACGGTCGCCTGTGGCGTCCTGCTCCCGCTGACCGTGGCGCTGCCGCCGCTCACCCACAGCCCCGTCACGCTCGGCCTGGTGCTGCTCGTGTTCGGCGCCGCGTACGGCGGCATCAACGTGGCGATGAACAGCGCCGCCGTCGATCTGGTCGCCGCGCTGCGCCGCCCCGTGATGCCGAGTTTCCACGCCGCGTTCAGCCTGGGCGGCATGGTGGGCTCGGGCCTCGGCGGACTGGTCGCGGGGCACCTGTCCCCCACCCGGCACCTCCTCGCGATCACCGTGATCGGCCTGATCGTCACGGCGGTCACGGCCCCGATCCTGCTGCGCCACCGCGCCCCGCGCCCGCCCGAGCAGCTCCCGGCTCCCGCCGAACAGCCCCGGGACACCCGGCGCGGCACCCGAGGCATCGTGCTGGTCTTCGGTCTCATCGCCCTGTGCACGGCATACGGGGAGGGCGCGCTCGCGGACTGGAGCGCGCTGCACATGGAGCAGGACCTGGGCGCCCACCCGGGCGTCGCCGCCGCCAGCTACGCGTGCTTCGCGTTCGCCATGACGATCGGCCGGCTCAGCGGCACGGCGCTGCTCGAACGGCTCGGCAGGACCCGGACGCTGGTGGCGGGCGGGGCGACGGGCGCGGCCGGCATGCTGCTCGGCGCCCTGGCGCCTTCCGTCTGGCTCGCGCTGGCCGGGTTCGTGATCACCGGGATCGGCCTCGCGAACCTCTTCCCCGTCGCGGTCGAGCGGGCCGGGGCGCTCGCGGGCCCGACAGGCGTCGCGGCGGCGTCGACGCTCGGCTACGGCGGGATGCTGCTCGGCCCGCCGGCCATCGGCTTCATGGCCGACTGGTTCTCGCTGCCGGCGGCGCTCACCAGCGTGGCGCTGCTCGCGGCGGTGGCGGCGACGATCGGGTTCGCGACGCGGCGGGTGGCGGTCGGCAGTTGA
- a CDS encoding class II fructose-bisphosphate aldolase, translated as MPLAATGTLVGAAAARRGAVAAFNVITLEHVEAVVAGAEAVEAPVILQISENAVRYRYGRLLPLARAAAAVADSAGVDVALHLDHVQSDELLRQAADAGFSSVMYDAAKLPYDENLAATRAAADWGHANGLWVEAELGEVGGKDGAAPLDAHAPGARTDPGEARGFVTDAGVDALAVAVGSSHAMTTRTATLDHDLLKRLAEGLDVPLVLHGSSGVPDAELAEAVRGGIAKVNVGTALNIAMTGAIREFLAAHPDAVDSRKYLTVGREAMIRTVSDLIMVLRG; from the coding sequence GTGCCTCTCGCAGCAACGGGGACGCTCGTCGGCGCGGCGGCCGCCCGCCGCGGCGCGGTCGCCGCGTTCAACGTCATCACCCTGGAGCACGTCGAGGCCGTCGTGGCGGGGGCCGAGGCCGTCGAGGCCCCGGTGATCCTCCAGATCAGCGAGAACGCGGTGCGCTACCGCTACGGCCGGCTGCTGCCGCTGGCCCGCGCGGCCGCCGCCGTCGCCGATTCCGCCGGCGTCGACGTCGCCCTCCACCTCGACCACGTGCAGAGCGACGAGCTGCTGCGCCAGGCCGCCGACGCGGGCTTCAGCTCGGTCATGTACGACGCGGCGAAACTGCCCTACGACGAGAACCTGGCCGCGACCCGCGCCGCCGCCGACTGGGGCCACGCCAACGGCCTGTGGGTGGAGGCCGAGCTCGGCGAGGTCGGCGGCAAGGACGGGGCCGCGCCGCTCGACGCCCACGCGCCGGGCGCCCGCACCGACCCCGGCGAGGCCCGCGGCTTCGTCACCGACGCGGGCGTGGACGCGCTCGCCGTCGCCGTCGGCTCCTCGCACGCCATGACGACCCGCACCGCCACCCTCGACCACGACCTGCTCAAGCGGCTGGCCGAAGGCCTCGACGTGCCGCTGGTCCTGCACGGCTCCTCCGGCGTCCCCGACGCCGAGCTCGCCGAGGCCGTGCGCGGCGGCATCGCCAAGGTGAACGTGGGCACGGCGCTCAACATCGCGATGACCGGCGCCATCCGCGAGTTCCTCGCGGCGCACCCCGACGCGGTGGACTCCCGCAAGTACCTCACCGTCGGACGCGAGGCCATGATCCGAACAGTCAGCGACCTGATCATGGTGCTGCGCGGCTGA
- a CDS encoding geranylgeranyl reductase family protein, whose product MSSENPADGNETGDERDLSVWDVVVVGAGPAGASAAYAAAVAGRRVLLLEKAELPRYKTCGGGIIGPSRDSLPPGFELPFKDRIDAVTFSLNGKYTRTRRSRSMLFGLINRPEFDAQLVEHAQKAGAELRTGVTVSRVEQHGSAVPDRRTVAVVLQDGETVLARAVVGADGSASRIGAHVGVKLDQVDLGLEAEIPVPETVAEDWRGRVLIDWGPIPGSYGWVFPKGDTLTVGVISARGEGAATKRYLEDFIGRLGLAGFEPAISSGHLTRCRADDSPLSRGRVLVCGDAAGLLEPWTREGISFALRSGRLAGEWAVRVAEAHDAVDARRQALNYAFAIKAGLGVEMAVGRRMLTVFARSPGLIHTAITGFRPAWHAFAKIVRGSSSLAEIVRTHPVAGRVLSRLDRQEGDAVSS is encoded by the coding sequence GTGAGCAGCGAGAACCCGGCGGACGGCAATGAGACGGGCGACGAGCGGGACCTGAGCGTGTGGGACGTCGTGGTGGTGGGCGCGGGCCCCGCCGGTGCGTCCGCCGCGTACGCGGCCGCGGTCGCCGGCCGCCGGGTGCTGCTCCTGGAGAAGGCCGAGCTCCCGCGGTACAAGACGTGCGGCGGCGGCATCATCGGCCCCTCGCGCGACTCGCTGCCGCCGGGCTTCGAGCTGCCGTTCAAGGACCGGATCGACGCGGTCACGTTCTCGCTCAACGGCAAGTACACGCGCACGCGGCGCTCCCGCAGCATGCTGTTCGGGCTGATCAACCGCCCGGAGTTCGACGCGCAGCTCGTCGAGCACGCCCAGAAGGCCGGGGCCGAACTGCGCACGGGCGTCACCGTGTCCCGGGTCGAGCAGCACGGATCGGCCGTCCCCGACCGGCGCACCGTCGCCGTCGTGCTCCAGGACGGCGAGACGGTCCTGGCGCGGGCCGTCGTCGGCGCGGACGGCAGCGCCAGCCGCATAGGAGCGCACGTCGGGGTCAAGCTCGACCAGGTGGACCTCGGCCTGGAGGCGGAGATCCCGGTGCCCGAGACGGTCGCCGAGGACTGGCGCGGGCGCGTCCTCATCGACTGGGGCCCGATCCCCGGCAGTTACGGCTGGGTGTTCCCCAAGGGCGACACGCTCACCGTCGGCGTGATCTCGGCCCGCGGTGAAGGCGCCGCCACCAAGCGGTACTTGGAGGACTTCATCGGGCGGCTCGGCCTCGCCGGCTTCGAGCCCGCCATCTCGTCCGGGCACCTGACCCGCTGCCGCGCCGACGACTCCCCGCTCTCCCGCGGCCGGGTCCTGGTCTGCGGTGACGCGGCTGGACTGCTGGAGCCGTGGACCCGCGAGGGCATCTCGTTCGCGCTGCGCTCGGGGCGGCTCGCGGGGGAGTGGGCGGTGCGGGTCGCCGAGGCGCACGACGCGGTGGACGCGCGGCGGCAGGCGCTCAACTACGCCTTCGCGATCAAGGCCGGGCTCGGCGTCGAGATGGCCGTCGGCCGGCGCATGCTGACCGTGTTCGCCCGGAGCCCCGGACTGATCCACACCGCGATCACCGGCTTCCGCCCCGCCTGGCACGCCTTCGCGAAGATCGTCCGCGGCTCGTCCTCGCTCGCTGAGATCGTGCGCACGCACCCCGTCGCGGGACGCGTCCTGTCCCGGCTCGACCGGCAGGAGGGCGACGCGGTCAGCTCGTGA
- a CDS encoding response regulator, producing the protein MIRVLLADDQSLVRAGFKALLDAQPDIEVAGEAADGEAAVRMVRELRPDVVLMDIRMPLLDGLAATRRIGDDPDLSAVRVVMLTTFELDEYVFEAIRAGASGFLVKDTEPDELLRAVRAVVDGDALLSPGVTRRLISEFAARSKEPAAAGALAELTEREREVMALVGIGLSNEEIARRLVVSPLTAKTHVSRTMVKLGARDRAQLVVLAYESGLVRPGWLG; encoded by the coding sequence TTGATCCGTGTCCTGCTCGCCGACGACCAGTCGCTGGTCCGCGCCGGATTCAAGGCGCTGCTCGACGCCCAGCCCGACATCGAGGTGGCGGGCGAGGCCGCCGACGGGGAGGCGGCGGTCCGGATGGTGCGCGAACTGCGGCCCGACGTCGTGCTCATGGACATCCGGATGCCGCTGCTCGACGGGCTCGCGGCGACGCGGCGCATCGGTGACGACCCGGACCTGTCGGCCGTACGCGTCGTCATGCTCACCACCTTCGAGCTCGACGAGTACGTCTTCGAGGCGATCCGCGCCGGGGCGTCCGGATTCCTCGTGAAGGACACCGAGCCCGACGAACTGCTGCGGGCGGTGCGGGCTGTCGTGGACGGGGACGCGCTGCTGTCGCCCGGGGTGACGCGGCGGCTGATCTCGGAGTTCGCCGCGCGGTCGAAGGAACCGGCGGCGGCGGGGGCGCTCGCGGAGCTCACGGAGCGGGAGCGGGAGGTGATGGCGCTGGTCGGGATCGGGTTGTCCAACGAGGAGATCGCGCGGCGGCTCGTCGTCAGTCCGCTCACGGCGAAGACGCACGTGAGCCGGACGATGGTGAAGCTCGGTGCGCGCGATCGGGCCCAACTGGTCGTTCTGGCCTACGAATCGGGCCTGGTCCGGCCGGGCTGGCTGGGCTGA
- a CDS encoding maleylpyruvate isomerase family mycothiol-dependent enzyme → MDIAEHLQALDREGRALADAAERAGTDAKVPTCPDWQIRDLLRHTGMVHRWAAAFVAEGHTSYHPDGGLPDLDGEALIAWFREGHAQLVDTLTRAAPDVACWSFLPAPSPLAFWARRQAHETTVHRVDAQSALAAAPDTVPRELAVDGIEELLLGMHARPKSRVRSDAPKVLRVRATDADRVWTVRIGQEPPATESGDAGEADCEVAGTAARLYVALWNRAPFPSVSGDASVATLWRENSAITWS, encoded by the coding sequence ATGGACATCGCCGAACACCTGCAGGCCCTCGACCGGGAGGGCCGCGCGCTCGCGGACGCCGCCGAGCGGGCCGGGACCGACGCCAAGGTCCCCACCTGCCCCGACTGGCAGATCCGCGACCTGCTGCGGCACACGGGCATGGTGCACCGCTGGGCCGCGGCCTTCGTCGCGGAGGGCCACACGTCGTACCACCCCGACGGAGGGCTGCCCGATCTCGACGGGGAGGCGCTCATCGCCTGGTTCCGGGAGGGGCACGCCCAGCTCGTGGACACGCTCACGCGCGCCGCGCCCGACGTGGCGTGCTGGAGTTTCCTGCCCGCCCCGTCGCCGCTCGCGTTCTGGGCGAGGCGGCAGGCGCACGAGACGACCGTGCACCGCGTGGACGCCCAGTCGGCGCTAGCGGCCGCGCCGGACACCGTCCCGCGCGAGCTCGCCGTCGACGGGATCGAGGAACTGCTCCTCGGCATGCACGCCCGCCCCAAGAGCCGGGTGCGGTCCGACGCGCCCAAGGTGCTGCGGGTGCGGGCGACGGACGCCGACCGCGTGTGGACCGTACGGATCGGTCAGGAGCCCCCGGCGACCGAGTCCGGCGACGCGGGCGAGGCCGACTGCGAAGTGGCCGGGACCGCCGCGCGCCTGTACGTGGCGCTGTGGAACCGCGCGCCGTTCCCGTCCGTGAGCGGCGACGCCTCCGTCGCCACACTGTGGCGGGAGAACTCGGCGATCACCTGGAGCTGA
- a CDS encoding DeoR/GlpR family DNA-binding transcription regulator — protein sequence MSRDARWKSLLELLVERGRLDVEDAATELGVSAATIRRDFDQLAEQQMLVRTRGGAVVHGVSYELPLRYKTALGAAEKQRIAKAVAELLTPGEAVGLTGGTTTTEVARALAVRPDFSSGTPALTIVTNALNIANELAVRPQFKIVLTGGVARPQSYELIGPLADGVLGQITMDTAVLGVVGLDVTHGASAHDEAEAAINRLLCERAERVIVAADSSKLGQRAFARICDVSALDVLVTDTAAPPEVLARFEEAGVTVVAV from the coding sequence ATGTCCCGCGACGCCCGCTGGAAGTCCCTTCTCGAGCTGCTCGTCGAGCGCGGCCGGCTCGACGTGGAGGACGCGGCGACCGAACTCGGCGTCTCGGCCGCGACGATCCGGCGCGACTTCGATCAACTGGCGGAGCAGCAGATGCTCGTGCGTACGCGCGGCGGCGCCGTCGTGCACGGCGTCAGCTACGAGCTGCCGCTGCGGTACAAGACGGCGCTGGGGGCCGCCGAGAAGCAGCGCATCGCGAAGGCGGTCGCCGAACTCCTCACGCCCGGCGAGGCGGTGGGCCTCACCGGCGGCACGACGACGACCGAGGTGGCCCGCGCGCTGGCCGTCCGCCCCGACTTCTCCTCCGGCACGCCCGCGCTGACGATCGTCACGAACGCGCTGAACATCGCGAACGAGCTGGCGGTGCGCCCCCAGTTCAAGATCGTGCTCACCGGCGGGGTGGCCCGCCCCCAGTCCTACGAACTCATCGGCCCGCTCGCCGACGGGGTCCTCGGCCAGATCACGATGGACACCGCCGTCCTCGGCGTCGTCGGCCTGGACGTCACGCACGGCGCGTCCGCGCACGACGAGGCGGAGGCCGCGATCAACCGCCTCCTGTGCGAGCGCGCGGAACGCGTGATCGTGGCGGCCGACTCCAGCAAGCTCGGCCAGCGCGCCTTCGCCCGCATCTGCGACGTGTCCGCTCTGGACGTCCTGGTCACGGACACGGCGGCACCCCCGGAGGTCCTGGCCCGCTTCGAGGAGGCGGGCGTGACCGTGGTGGCGGTCTGA
- a CDS encoding GNAT family N-acetyltransferase — protein sequence MSLHLTPLTDPADGPHGRRLAWLASDADEHPVGTAFLRLFTDPGQQHLAELTLRVHPAERRKRVGSRLLDAAVAAARDEARRSVVAQADAGSSADRFLPARGFRKVLTLRYARLPLADVDAAALAETVELPHPGYRLEAWQGTVPDELAVTFAASRRAMDDMPMDDTDYGTVTWDVDRVRAVARAVAARGDRLDTVVAVDTSDGSIAGFTELVTPGDGTGDGQHYGTGVLPEHRGHGLGRWMKAESIRRAHRDLPGLGGLLTDTADSNAHMRHINDSLGYVPTHTTHQYQLDL from the coding sequence TTGTCGCTGCACCTCACCCCGCTGACCGACCCCGCCGACGGGCCGCACGGCCGACGTCTGGCATGGCTGGCGTCCGACGCCGACGAGCACCCCGTCGGCACCGCCTTCCTGCGCCTGTTCACCGACCCCGGCCAGCAGCACCTGGCCGAGCTGACGCTGCGCGTCCACCCCGCCGAGCGCCGCAAGCGCGTCGGCTCCCGGCTGCTCGACGCCGCCGTGGCGGCCGCCCGGGACGAGGCCCGGCGCAGCGTCGTCGCGCAGGCCGACGCAGGCTCGTCCGCCGACCGGTTCCTGCCCGCGCGCGGCTTCCGCAAGGTGCTCACCCTGCGGTACGCCCGACTGCCGCTGGCCGACGTGGACGCCGCCGCACTCGCCGAGACCGTCGAGCTCCCGCATCCCGGCTACCGGTTGGAGGCCTGGCAGGGCACCGTCCCCGACGAGCTGGCCGTCACGTTCGCCGCGTCGCGCCGGGCCATGGACGACATGCCCATGGACGACACCGACTACGGCACGGTGACCTGGGACGTGGACCGGGTCCGGGCCGTCGCGCGGGCCGTCGCGGCGCGCGGCGACCGGCTGGACACTGTCGTGGCCGTCGACACCTCGGACGGTTCGATCGCCGGGTTCACCGAACTCGTCACGCCCGGCGACGGCACCGGCGACGGTCAGCACTACGGCACGGGTGTGCTGCCCGAGCACCGGGGACACGGTCTCGGCCGCTGGATGAAGGCCGAGTCGATCCGCCGGGCCCACCGTGACCTTCCGGGCCTCGGCGGCCTGCTGACGGACACGGCGGACAGCAACGCGCACATGCGGCACATCAACGACAGCCTCGGCTACGTGCCGACGCACACGACGCACCAGTACCAGCTGGACCTCTAG
- a CDS encoding SIS domain-containing protein — translation MSHVENELNSQPECWTRAAGLAAQHKAALPQAGERVAIVGCGTSWFMAQAAAVLREESGQGETDAFAASEFPAGRRYDRVVALTRSGTTTEVLDLLAALKGAVRTTAITGDPETPIRTAADDLVVLEFADEQSVVQTRFATTALTLLRAHLGLHTEQAVADARTALAEPLPAGLDACEQFTFLGRGWTVGLANEAALKMREASLSWTEAYPAMEYRHGPISVTTHGTATWMLGEAPEGLAEQVAGTGALWVEGRLDPLAELVRAQRLAVAVAARRNLDPDQPRHLTRSVILDAN, via the coding sequence ATGAGCCATGTCGAGAACGAGCTGAACAGCCAGCCGGAGTGCTGGACGCGGGCCGCGGGCCTGGCCGCCCAGCACAAGGCGGCGCTGCCGCAGGCGGGGGAGCGGGTCGCGATCGTCGGCTGCGGCACCTCCTGGTTCATGGCGCAGGCCGCCGCCGTGCTGCGCGAGGAGTCCGGACAGGGCGAGACCGACGCCTTCGCCGCCTCCGAGTTCCCGGCCGGGCGCCGTTACGACCGGGTCGTCGCGCTCACCCGCTCCGGCACCACCACCGAGGTCCTCGATCTGCTGGCCGCCCTCAAGGGCGCGGTCCGCACCACCGCGATCACCGGTGACCCCGAGACCCCGATCCGCACCGCCGCCGACGACCTCGTGGTCCTCGAGTTCGCCGACGAGCAGTCCGTCGTGCAGACCCGCTTCGCCACCACCGCGCTCACTCTGCTCCGCGCCCACCTCGGCCTGCACACCGAGCAGGCCGTCGCCGACGCCCGTACGGCGCTCGCCGAGCCGCTGCCCGCGGGCCTCGACGCCTGTGAGCAGTTCACCTTCCTCGGCCGCGGCTGGACCGTGGGTCTCGCCAACGAGGCGGCGCTCAAGATGCGCGAGGCCTCCCTGTCCTGGACCGAGGCGTACCCCGCGATGGAGTACCGCCACGGCCCCATCAGCGTCACCACCCACGGCACCGCCACCTGGATGCTCGGCGAGGCCCCCGAGGGCCTGGCCGAGCAGGTCGCCGGGACCGGGGCGCTGTGGGTGGAGGGCCGCCTCGACCCGCTGGCCGAACTGGTCCGCGCCCAGCGCCTCGCGGTCGCCGTCGCGGCCCGCCGGAACCTCGACCCCGACCAGCCGCGCCACCTCACGCGCTCCGTGATCCTCGACGCCAACTGA
- a CDS encoding MFS transporter, translated as MTSPLTDAAASAPLSPEPTAKDPSTAPDQSHWSPRLWGTLLVLCAAMFLDALDVSMVGVALPSIGTELGLSTATLQWVVSGYILGYGGLLLLGGRAADLLGRRRVFLIALGVFALASVLGGLVDSGPLLIASRFIKGLSAAFTAPAGLSIITTTFAEGPVRNRALSIYTTCAATGFSMGLVLSGLLTEASWRLTMLLPAPIALIALLVGIKLIPHSAKEENHRGYDVPGAVTGTLSMLLLVFTVVQAPEAGWGSPRTLLSFLAVAVLLTLFVRIERRSPGPLIRLGVLRSGSQIRAQLGAMTFFGSYVSFQFLATLYLQSLLGWSALSMALAFLPAGALVALSSTKVGAVVDRFGTPRLIAVGFGLMVVGYALFLRINLDPVYAVVILPTMLLIGAACALVFPSLNIQATNGVDDDEQGMVSGLLNTSVQVGGAIFLAVVTAVVTANAPEGSSPQAVLDSFRPGLVVVTAIAVVGLLITLPGLRRSRSRDSVVVARSVPETAEDRVPVRD; from the coding sequence ATGACCTCTCCGCTCACCGACGCCGCGGCGTCCGCTCCGCTGTCCCCGGAGCCGACCGCCAAGGATCCGTCGACCGCACCGGACCAGTCCCACTGGTCGCCCCGGCTGTGGGGGACCCTGCTCGTACTCTGCGCCGCGATGTTCCTCGACGCGCTCGACGTCTCGATGGTCGGCGTCGCCCTGCCCTCGATCGGCACCGAACTCGGCCTCTCGACGGCGACCCTCCAGTGGGTCGTCAGCGGCTACATCCTCGGCTACGGCGGCCTGCTGCTGCTCGGCGGCCGCGCGGCCGACCTGCTCGGGCGGCGCCGCGTCTTCCTGATCGCGCTCGGCGTCTTCGCCCTGGCCTCCGTACTCGGCGGACTCGTCGACTCCGGGCCGCTGCTCATCGCCAGCCGCTTCATCAAGGGCCTCAGCGCGGCCTTCACCGCACCGGCCGGCCTCTCCATCATCACGACGACGTTCGCCGAGGGCCCGGTCCGCAACCGCGCCCTGTCCATCTACACCACCTGCGCCGCCACCGGCTTCTCCATGGGCCTCGTCCTGTCCGGACTGCTCACCGAGGCCAGCTGGCGCCTGACGATGCTGCTGCCCGCGCCGATCGCCCTGATCGCGCTGCTCGTCGGCATCAAGCTCATCCCGCACAGCGCCAAGGAGGAGAACCACCGCGGCTACGACGTCCCGGGCGCCGTCACCGGCACTCTGTCGATGCTGCTGCTCGTCTTCACCGTGGTCCAGGCGCCGGAGGCCGGCTGGGGCTCGCCCCGCACCCTCCTCTCCTTCCTCGCCGTCGCCGTCCTCCTCACCCTCTTCGTCCGCATCGAGCGGCGCTCGCCCGGCCCGCTGATCCGGCTCGGCGTGCTGCGCTCCGGCTCGCAGATCCGGGCCCAGCTCGGCGCGATGACCTTCTTCGGCTCGTACGTCAGCTTCCAGTTCCTCGCGACGCTCTACCTGCAGTCGCTGCTCGGCTGGTCGGCGCTCAGCATGGCGCTGGCGTTCCTGCCGGCGGGCGCGCTGGTGGCGCTGTCCTCGACGAAGGTCGGCGCGGTCGTGGACCGGTTCGGCACGCCGCGGCTCATCGCGGTCGGCTTCGGGCTGATGGTCGTCGGCTACGCGCTCTTCCTCCGGATCAACCTCGACCCCGTCTACGCGGTCGTCATCCTGCCGACGATGCTGCTGATCGGCGCCGCGTGCGCCCTGGTCTTCCCGTCCCTCAACATCCAGGCCACCAATGGTGTGGACGACGACGAACAGGGCATGGTCTCCGGACTCCTGAACACGTCCGTGCAGGTGGGCGGGGCGATCTTCCTGGCCGTCGTGACCGCGGTCGTGACCGCGAACGCCCCGGAGGGCTCCTCCCCGCAGGCGGTCCTCGACAGCTTCCGGCCGGGCCTCGTGGTGGTCACCGCGATCGCCGTGGTGGGCCTGCTGATCACGCTGCCGGGCCTGCGGCGCAGCCGCTCGCGGGACTCGGTGGTCGTGGCCCGCTCCGTACCGGAGACAGCGGAGGACCGCGTCCCCGTACGGGACTGA
- a CDS encoding MarR family winged helix-turn-helix transcriptional regulator, translated as MTAQESEARAGAGLVDQWRDILAKHARTMCELDRELHGHGLGASDFEVLDVLAEGTPQDDSAGFRVQEIAGQVHLSQSALSRLIGRLEKDGLVARGMCSEDRRGVRVCLTPKGRALHAEVRPLQRAVLSRMLESGA; from the coding sequence ATGACGGCACAGGAGTCGGAAGCGAGGGCCGGCGCGGGCCTCGTGGATCAATGGCGGGACATCCTCGCCAAGCACGCGCGCACCATGTGTGAGCTCGACCGCGAGCTGCACGGACACGGCCTGGGCGCCAGCGACTTCGAGGTGCTCGACGTGCTCGCCGAAGGCACCCCGCAGGACGACTCCGCCGGGTTCCGCGTGCAGGAGATCGCCGGCCAGGTCCACCTGAGCCAGAGCGCCCTGTCCCGGCTCATCGGCCGCCTGGAGAAGGACGGCCTCGTCGCGCGCGGCATGTGCAGCGAGGACCGTCGCGGCGTACGGGTGTGCCTGACGCCGAAGGGGCGGGCGCTGCACGCCGAGGTGCGGCCGCTGCAGCGGGCCGTCCTGAGCCGGATGCTGGAGTCCGGCGCCTGA